The Kiloniellales bacterium genome contains a region encoding:
- the phnY gene encoding phosphonoacetaldehyde dehydrogenase yields MSIAEAAAGPRHEPMRIAGRKVEAEGVIEVKYPYTEEVIGTVPAGTAEHARQALEAAARFEPKLTRYERQEILLKTAEALVARRDEISDVITLELGISKQDSLYEVGRAYDVFSLSAQLCIQDDGEIFSCDITPHGKARKIFTTREPLRVISAITPFNHPLNMVAHKIAPAIATNNCLVCKQTELTPMAALILADVLYESGLPPEMYSVVTGWPQDIGAEMITNPLIDLITFTGSVPVGKMIAETAGYKRTVLELGGNDPLIVLNDLNEDDLAKAADLAIAGATKNSGQRCTAVKRILCQESIADRFVPLLEERAKKIVFGDPMDPKTALGTVVDAKAAELFEKRVYMAADRGAEVLYDPGRRSALLPPIVVDRVPHESELVMEETFGPVIPVIRVPDEDEQVMAISNSTAFGLSSGVCTNDFKRMQAYIRGLKVGTVNIWEVPGYRIEMSPFGGIKDSGLGYKEGVIEAMKSYTNVKTFSLPWT; encoded by the coding sequence ATGAGCATCGCGGAAGCCGCCGCCGGGCCCCGCCACGAGCCGATGCGCATCGCCGGCCGCAAGGTCGAGGCCGAGGGCGTGATCGAGGTCAAGTACCCCTACACCGAGGAGGTGATCGGTACCGTGCCGGCGGGGACCGCCGAACATGCGCGCCAAGCTCTGGAAGCCGCGGCCAGGTTCGAGCCGAAGCTGACCCGCTACGAGCGCCAGGAGATTCTGCTCAAGACCGCCGAGGCCCTGGTCGCGCGGCGGGACGAGATCTCCGACGTGATCACCCTGGAGCTGGGCATCTCCAAGCAGGACTCGCTCTATGAGGTCGGGCGGGCTTACGACGTCTTCTCGCTTTCGGCCCAACTCTGTATCCAGGACGATGGCGAGATCTTTTCCTGCGACATCACGCCCCACGGCAAGGCGCGCAAGATCTTCACCACGCGCGAGCCGCTCAGGGTGATCTCGGCGATCACGCCCTTCAACCACCCGCTCAACATGGTGGCGCACAAGATCGCGCCGGCCATCGCGACCAACAATTGCCTGGTATGCAAGCAGACCGAGCTGACGCCCATGGCGGCCCTGATCCTGGCCGATGTCCTCTACGAGTCCGGTTTGCCGCCGGAGATGTACTCGGTCGTCACCGGCTGGCCGCAGGACATCGGCGCGGAGATGATCACCAATCCACTGATCGACCTGATCACCTTCACCGGCAGCGTCCCGGTCGGCAAGATGATCGCCGAGACCGCCGGCTACAAGCGCACGGTGCTGGAGCTCGGCGGCAACGATCCACTGATCGTCCTCAACGACCTGAACGAGGATGATCTCGCCAAGGCCGCGGATCTTGCGATCGCCGGTGCGACCAAGAACTCCGGCCAGCGCTGCACCGCCGTCAAGCGCATCCTCTGCCAGGAGAGCATCGCTGACCGTTTCGTGCCGCTGCTGGAGGAGCGGGCCAAGAAGATCGTCTTCGGCGACCCGATGGACCCGAAAACCGCGCTTGGCACCGTGGTCGACGCCAAGGCCGCCGAGCTCTTCGAGAAGCGGGTCTATATGGCGGCCGATCGCGGCGCCGAGGTGCTCTACGACCCGGGCCGCCGGAGCGCGCTCTTGCCGCCCATCGTGGTCGACCGGGTGCCCCACGAGTCCGAGCTGGTCATGGAAGAGACCTTCGGCCCGGTGATCCCGGTGATCCGCGTGCCCGACGAGGACGAGCAGGTCATGGCGATCTCCAACTCCACCGCCTTCGGCCTCTCCTCGGGTGTCTGCACCAACGATTTCAAGCGGATGCAGGCCTATATCCGTGGCCTCAAGGTCGGCACGGTCAACATCTGGGAAGTGCCCGGCTACCGGATCGAGATGTCGCCATTTGGCGGCATCAAGGATTCGGGCCTCGGTTACAAGGAAGGCGTGATCGAGGCGATGAAGAGTTACACCAACGTCAAGACCTTCTCCTTGCCCTGGACCTAG
- the yghU gene encoding glutathione-dependent disulfide-bond oxidoreductase has translation MNDASGYQPPKVWKWEGESGGTWSSINRPIAGPTHEKELPVGKHPLQLYSLATPNGQKVTILLEELLALGESGAEYDAWLIRIGDGDQFGSGFVEINPNSKIPALLDRSGAKPIRVFESGAILLYLAEKFGHFLPSDPAARAECLSWLFWQMGSAPYLGGGFGHFYKYAPYPMEYPIDRFAMETKRQLDVLDRRLAESRFIAGQDYTIADMAIWPWYGSLVRGKVYDAGEFLEVASYTHVVRWAEEILKRPAVQRGRMVNRVSGPLEEQLHERHDAGDFETRTQDKLEAAT, from the coding sequence ATGAACGACGCCAGCGGATACCAGCCCCCGAAAGTCTGGAAATGGGAGGGCGAGAGCGGCGGCACCTGGTCGAGCATCAACCGGCCGATCGCCGGGCCGACCCACGAGAAGGAACTCCCGGTCGGCAAGCACCCGCTGCAGCTCTACTCCCTGGCGACGCCCAACGGGCAGAAGGTCACGATCCTGCTGGAGGAGCTGCTGGCGCTGGGCGAGAGCGGCGCCGAGTACGACGCCTGGCTGATCAGGATCGGCGACGGCGACCAATTCGGCAGCGGCTTCGTCGAGATCAACCCCAACTCCAAGATCCCGGCGCTGCTCGACCGCTCGGGCGCCAAGCCGATCCGGGTCTTCGAGTCGGGCGCGATCCTGCTCTATCTCGCCGAGAAGTTCGGGCACTTCCTGCCGAGCGACCCGGCGGCGCGGGCCGAGTGTCTCTCCTGGCTGTTCTGGCAGATGGGCTCGGCGCCCTATCTCGGCGGCGGTTTCGGGCATTTCTACAAGTACGCACCCTACCCCATGGAGTACCCGATCGACCGTTTCGCCATGGAGACGAAGCGCCAGCTCGACGTGCTCGACCGGCGTCTGGCCGAGAGCCGCTTCATCGCGGGGCAGGACTACACCATTGCCGACATGGCGATCTGGCCCTGGTACGGCAGCCTGGTGCGCGGCAAGGTCTACGACGCCGGCGAGTTCCTCGAGGTGGCCTCCTACACCCACGTGGTGCGCTGGGCCGAGGAGATACTCAAGCGCCCAGCGGTGCAGCGCGGCCGCATGGTCAACCGGGTCTCGGGACCGCTCGAGGAGCAGCTCCACGAACGCCACGACGCCGGCGACTTCGAGACACGCACCCAGGACAAGCTCGAGGCCGCCACCTGA
- a CDS encoding aconitase X catalytic domain-containing protein, giving the protein MKLTDEEKAMRAGSLGAAKRWAIDHQIKVGRMFDAADMVPVSQAHMMADPEALGEAGVDFLEGLAGQGGRVAVPMITDPRGVDLDHYRPLGQTEAMADLERRTIAACTAMGILMTNTCINYQTVMPPVRGDHVAYGDTGVVIYANSACGARSNFEGGPSALAAGLTGRTPRYGLHLEENRRATRRFRVEVQPRDLTDWGLLGALAGKTAGSYWEVPVIEGLEAVPTSDQMKHLGAAMASFGSTPLFHLAGITPEAGRLEDVGGGALTPEPLTEEMIDALRARFGAAGDKPDVVVFAAPQLSLVEMQQVAELCRGRRMVVPLIVCTAPQVYPDAARMGLVETIEAAGGTVLQGTCFYNQFAREIGEAKGWKRLLSNSAKIVNILGGYGYQPALASMERCVESAVAGEIVG; this is encoded by the coding sequence GTGAAACTGACCGACGAAGAAAAGGCGATGCGTGCCGGGTCGCTCGGCGCGGCCAAGCGCTGGGCGATCGACCATCAGATCAAGGTCGGCCGGATGTTCGACGCCGCCGACATGGTGCCGGTCAGCCAGGCCCACATGATGGCCGACCCCGAGGCCCTGGGCGAGGCCGGGGTGGATTTCCTCGAGGGCCTGGCCGGGCAGGGGGGCCGGGTCGCCGTCCCCATGATCACCGACCCGCGCGGCGTCGACCTGGACCACTACCGTCCGCTCGGGCAGACCGAGGCCATGGCCGATCTTGAGCGGCGCACGATCGCGGCCTGCACCGCGATGGGCATCCTCATGACCAACACCTGCATCAATTACCAGACCGTCATGCCGCCGGTCCGGGGCGACCACGTCGCGTACGGCGACACCGGCGTGGTGATCTACGCCAACTCGGCCTGCGGGGCGCGCTCGAACTTCGAGGGCGGGCCCTCGGCGCTGGCCGCCGGGCTGACCGGCCGCACGCCGCGCTACGGCCTGCACCTCGAGGAGAACCGCAGGGCGACCCGGCGGTTCCGGGTCGAGGTCCAGCCCCGGGACCTGACCGACTGGGGTCTGCTCGGCGCCCTGGCCGGCAAGACTGCCGGCTCCTATTGGGAAGTGCCGGTGATCGAGGGACTGGAGGCCGTGCCCACCTCGGACCAGATGAAGCATCTGGGCGCGGCCATGGCGAGCTTCGGCTCCACGCCGCTGTTCCACCTGGCCGGCATCACGCCCGAGGCCGGGCGCCTGGAGGACGTCGGCGGCGGGGCCCTGACTCCCGAGCCCCTGACCGAGGAGATGATCGACGCGCTCCGCGCGCGCTTCGGCGCCGCCGGCGACAAGCCCGACGTGGTGGTCTTCGCCGCGCCGCAGCTCTCGCTCGTGGAGATGCAGCAGGTCGCCGAGCTCTGCCGGGGCCGCCGCATGGTGGTGCCGCTGATCGTCTGCACCGCGCCCCAGGTTTATCCCGACGCGGCCAGGATGGGGCTGGTCGAGACGATCGAGGCGGCCGGCGGCACGGTGCTTCAGGGCACCTGCTTCTACAACCAGTTCGCCCGCGAGATCGGCGAGGCCAAGGGCTGGAAGCGCCTGCTCTCCAATTCGGCCAAGATCGTCAACATCCTGGGCGGCTACGGCTATCAGCCGGCGCTGGCCAGCATGGAGCGCTGTGTCGAGTCGGCGGTCGCCGGGGAGATCGTCGGATGA
- a CDS encoding DUF126 domain-containing protein has product MIELRCHAGIGPRVEGEALVAQDNFSARYDLDRIKGVFSRPEHALAGQSYKDRILVFDTAKGGVASAWMLHEMKTRGICPTAILFNRANTILAQGAALADLALCDRFEAGDVTALIRTGDNLVVDPSVGLVTITNRGS; this is encoded by the coding sequence ATGATCGAGCTCAGGTGCCACGCCGGGATCGGCCCGCGCGTCGAGGGCGAGGCCCTGGTCGCCCAAGACAACTTCTCGGCCCGCTACGACCTCGACCGGATCAAGGGCGTCTTCTCGCGCCCGGAGCACGCCCTGGCCGGGCAGAGCTACAAGGACCGGATCCTGGTGTTCGACACGGCGAAGGGCGGCGTCGCCTCGGCCTGGATGCTGCACGAGATGAAGACGCGCGGCATCTGCCCCACGGCGATCCTGTTCAACCGGGCGAACACGATCCTGGCCCAAGGCGCGGCACTGGCGGATCTCGCCCTCTGCGACCGCTTCGAGGCCGGCGATGTCACGGCACTGATCAGGACCGGCGACAATCTGGTTGTCGACCCGAGCGTCGGCCTGGTGACCATCACCAACCGCGGTTCATAG
- a CDS encoding NnrU family protein, with translation MAWAEFALAFAVFFASHSFPVRAPVKPWLVARLGATGFTLLYSALSLAVLAWLILAAGRAPFVQIWPWAPWQSQVTVALMLPACLLLAASVARPNPFSFGGGASEKFDPSHPGVVRWTRHPLLAALALWSVAHIVPNGDLAHLLLFGSFAAFAALGGRLVDRRKRREMGETWQDLLVRVEQSPLIAKPASLRATGIRLAAGLGLYFGLFRLHPLILGVEPL, from the coding sequence ATGGCCTGGGCCGAGTTCGCCCTCGCGTTCGCGGTCTTCTTCGCGAGTCATTCGTTCCCGGTCCGGGCGCCGGTCAAGCCCTGGCTCGTGGCCCGCCTCGGCGCCACCGGGTTCACCCTGCTCTATTCCGCCCTGTCCCTCGCGGTTCTGGCCTGGCTCATCCTGGCGGCCGGGCGGGCACCGTTTGTTCAGATCTGGCCCTGGGCGCCCTGGCAGTCACAGGTGACGGTGGCGCTCATGCTGCCCGCCTGCCTTCTGCTTGCCGCGTCGGTCGCCCGGCCGAACCCCTTTTCCTTCGGCGGCGGCGCCAGCGAGAAGTTCGACCCATCGCACCCGGGCGTGGTGCGCTGGACACGGCACCCCTTGCTGGCGGCTCTGGCGCTCTGGTCCGTCGCCCATATCGTGCCGAACGGCGACCTCGCCCACCTCCTGCTGTTTGGGAGTTTCGCGGCCTTCGCCGCCTTGGGGGGGCGCCTCGTGGACCGCCGGAAGCGCCGCGAGATGGGGGAGACGTGGCAGGACCTGCTAGTTCGCGTCGAACAGAGTCCCCTGATCGCCAAACCGGCGAGCCTCCGCGCCACCGGGATCCGGCTCGCGGCCGGCCTCGGCCTCTACTTCGGTCTCTTCCGGCTCCACCCGCTGATCCTGGGCGTCGAACCTCTCTGA
- a CDS encoding Lrp/AsnC family transcriptional regulator: MAIKSSSKHAFDRLDRELISVLRKDGRAPLSKLADILGVSRGTVQNRIERLLASGALLGFTIRVRDDYETEKIRAIMMIEVAGQSTTEVIRKLRGFPELQKIHTTNGNWDLVVEIQTDSLSDFDRILREVRAVNGVSNSETSLLLSSV, translated from the coding sequence TTGGCGATCAAGAGCAGCAGTAAGCACGCCTTCGACCGACTCGACCGGGAGCTGATCTCGGTCCTGCGAAAGGACGGGCGCGCGCCCCTGTCGAAGCTGGCCGACATTCTGGGCGTGTCCCGCGGGACGGTTCAGAACCGGATCGAGCGCCTGCTGGCGTCGGGCGCCCTCCTCGGCTTCACCATTCGGGTTCGCGACGACTACGAGACGGAGAAGATCCGGGCGATCATGATGATTGAGGTCGCGGGCCAGTCGACCACCGAGGTGATCCGCAAGCTGCGCGGCTTTCCCGAACTCCAGAAGATCCATACGACCAATGGGAACTGGGACCTGGTGGTCGAGATACAGACCGACAGCCTGAGCGATTTCGACCGCATCCTGAGGGAAGTCCGTGCCGTCAACGGGGTCTCCAACAGCGAGACCAGCCTGCTCCTCAGCAGCGTCTGA